The following proteins come from a genomic window of Gemmatimonadota bacterium:
- a CDS encoding YidC/Oxa1 family membrane protein insertase: MWSAFVSSLERLLHQAGDALGGSLALGIFVTVLAIRLLLIPIMLPLARKTRAHQRVAVTLKPRIKELNRELKDEPGQLNRALKALHQEAGISMVDKAGLLGALIQIPILIALFQAVFHVSEGTPLAAGGLLLGVLAGAISVLGTVLGGQGGPVLLAISGILPIGIGAWLGAGIGYYLLAFYSGSLVQSLLMGRTGAVEEVPAQKV; encoded by the coding sequence ATGTGGTCCGCCTTCGTCTCGTCGCTGGAACGCCTGCTCCACCAGGCCGGGGACGCGCTGGGCGGCTCGCTGGCGCTCGGGATCTTCGTGACGGTGCTCGCGATCCGCCTCCTGTTGATCCCCATCATGCTCCCGCTCGCACGGAAGACCCGCGCCCATCAGCGCGTGGCCGTCACCCTCAAGCCGCGCATCAAGGAGTTGAACCGCGAGCTCAAGGACGAGCCGGGCCAGCTCAACCGCGCGTTGAAGGCGCTCCACCAGGAGGCGGGCATCTCCATGGTGGACAAAGCCGGCCTCCTCGGAGCGCTGATCCAGATCCCGATCCTGATCGCGCTCTTCCAGGCGGTCTTCCATGTGTCGGAGGGCACGCCGCTGGCTGCCGGTGGACTGCTCCTGGGCGTGCTGGCCGGCGCCATCTCCGTGCTCGGCACCGTGCTCGGCGGGCAGGGCGGTCCGGTGCTGCTCGCGATCTCGGGGATCCTGCCGATCGGGATCGGCGCGTGGCTGGGCGCCGGGATCGGCTACTACCTGCTGGCCTTCTATTCGGGCTCGCTCGTGCAGAGCCTGCTGATGGGCCGGACCGGAGCGGTGGAGGAGGTCCCCGCACAGAAGGTGTGA
- a CDS encoding DEAD/DEAH box helicase codes for MAELPGNASPTDALEFAAAATRAWFRRTFPGPTRAQAEGWPRIASGASTLLLAPTGSGKTLAAFLVAIDRMMFGPAPADASSTRVIYISPLKALGVDVERNLRAPLAGIRAEAERAGLPFRMPVVGVRTGDTSARERRELVRTPPEILITTPESLYLMLTSQARETLRGVETVIVDEIHAMAATKRGTHLFVSLERLERLRAGAPPLQRVGLSATQRPLEEIARLLGGLDAVADEATLPVSRPVHIVDANQPKTFDVTIEVPVEDMATLGEPLEEIPSGPASAGPQRASIWPQIHPRLLELIRAHRSTLIFVNSRRLAERLSAALNELAGEEIVLAHHGSVAPHQRADIEDRLKRGLLPALVATSSLELGIDMGAIDLVIQIEAPPSVASGIQRFGRAGHHVGAVSKGVIFPKFRVDLLACAAVGRAIRDGWVERTTYPRNALDVLAQQIVAIVSEAPIPADDVYALIRGAAPYADLPRSAFERVLDMLSGRYPSDDFRELRPRITWDRINGILEARRGARTIAVTSGGTIPDRGLYGVFLAGAERPVRVGELDEEMVFESREGEVFLLGASSWRIEAIDHDRVLVSPAPGEPGKMPFWRGEGPGRPVEFGRAIGTLIEELRALPSAEA; via the coding sequence ATGGCAGAGCTTCCGGGCAACGCATCGCCCACCGACGCGCTCGAGTTCGCCGCCGCCGCCACCCGCGCCTGGTTCCGTCGCACCTTTCCCGGCCCCACGCGCGCCCAGGCGGAAGGCTGGCCCCGCATCGCCTCCGGCGCCTCCACGCTGCTCCTGGCCCCCACGGGCTCGGGGAAGACGCTGGCGGCCTTCCTGGTGGCGATCGACCGCATGATGTTCGGGCCGGCCCCCGCGGACGCCTCGTCCACGCGGGTCATCTACATCTCGCCGCTCAAGGCGCTCGGCGTCGACGTCGAGCGCAATCTGCGCGCGCCTCTGGCCGGCATCCGCGCCGAGGCCGAGCGCGCCGGGCTTCCGTTCCGCATGCCGGTGGTGGGTGTGCGCACGGGCGACACGTCCGCACGGGAGCGGCGTGAGCTGGTGCGCACACCGCCCGAGATCCTGATCACCACGCCCGAGTCCCTCTACCTGATGCTGACGTCGCAGGCGCGGGAGACGCTGCGCGGGGTGGAGACGGTGATCGTCGACGAGATCCACGCCATGGCGGCCACGAAACGCGGCACGCACCTCTTCGTGTCGCTGGAGCGCCTGGAGCGTCTGCGCGCGGGCGCTCCGCCGCTGCAGCGCGTGGGGCTCTCCGCCACGCAGCGCCCGCTGGAGGAGATCGCGCGGCTGCTGGGCGGTCTGGACGCCGTCGCGGACGAGGCCACCCTTCCGGTCTCGCGCCCGGTCCACATCGTCGACGCCAACCAGCCCAAGACGTTCGACGTCACGATCGAGGTTCCGGTCGAGGACATGGCGACGCTCGGTGAGCCGCTGGAGGAGATCCCGTCCGGACCGGCGTCGGCAGGTCCGCAACGCGCCTCCATCTGGCCGCAGATCCATCCGCGGCTGCTGGAGCTGATCCGCGCGCATCGCTCGACCCTGATCTTCGTCAACAGCCGCCGGCTGGCCGAGCGGCTCTCGGCGGCCCTGAACGAGCTGGCGGGCGAGGAGATCGTGCTGGCCCACCACGGCTCGGTGGCGCCGCATCAGCGGGCCGACATCGAGGACCGCCTCAAGCGCGGTCTGTTGCCGGCGCTGGTCGCCACCAGCTCGCTCGAGCTCGGCATCGACATGGGCGCGATCGATCTCGTGATCCAGATCGAGGCGCCGCCTTCCGTCGCATCCGGCATCCAGCGCTTCGGCCGCGCCGGACACCACGTCGGGGCCGTCTCCAAGGGCGTGATCTTCCCCAAGTTCCGGGTGGACCTGCTGGCCTGCGCGGCGGTCGGGCGGGCCATCCGCGACGGCTGGGTGGAGCGCACGACCTACCCGCGCAACGCGCTGGACGTGCTGGCGCAGCAGATCGTGGCCATCGTGTCCGAAGCGCCGATCCCGGCCGACGACGTGTACGCCCTGATCCGCGGCGCGGCCCCCTACGCGGACCTGCCGCGCTCCGCCTTCGAGCGTGTGCTCGACATGCTGTCGGGCCGCTACCCCTCCGACGACTTCCGCGAGCTCCGACCCCGCATCACGTGGGACCGGATCAACGGCATCCTGGAGGCGCGCCGGGGCGCACGCACCATCGCGGTCACCAGCGGCGGTACCATCCCCGACCGCGGCCTGTATGGCGTCTTCCTGGCCGGCGCCGAGCGGCCGGTGCGGGTGGGCGAGCTGGACGAGGAGATGGTCTTCGAGTCGCGCGAGGGGGAGGTCTTCCTGCTGGGCGCCTCGTCGTGGCGCATCGAAGCCATCG